A genomic segment from Modestobacter roseus encodes:
- the gnd gene encoding phosphogluconate dehydrogenase (NAD(+)-dependent, decarboxylating), whose translation MQLGLVGLGKMGANMAERVRRAGIEVVGYDRSPGKRDVDSLEALIAALEGPRIVWVMVPSGEPTRATVRELGDLLSPGDVIIDGGNSKFTDDKMHAELLGPKGIGYIDAGVSGGVWGLENGYALMVGGSAEDVAKAQPVFDALKPPTPHDESGDAIPGAGFVHAGPCGAGHFAKMVHNGIEYAMMQAYGEGYELLAAVDLIEDVPGVVASWTQGTVIRSWLLDLLVRALQEDPALEKITGYAEDSGEGRWTVEQAIEHAVPMPAISASLFARFASRQEDSPTMKAVAALRNQFGGHAVQAVQQQEAEKPA comes from the coding sequence GTGCAGCTGGGGCTGGTCGGGCTGGGCAAGATGGGCGCCAACATGGCGGAGCGGGTGCGCCGTGCCGGCATCGAGGTCGTCGGGTACGACCGTTCGCCGGGCAAGCGGGACGTGGACAGCCTCGAGGCGCTGATCGCGGCCCTGGAGGGCCCCCGCATCGTCTGGGTGATGGTCCCCTCGGGGGAGCCGACCCGGGCGACCGTCCGGGAGCTGGGCGACCTGCTCAGCCCCGGCGACGTGATCATCGACGGCGGGAACTCGAAGTTCACCGACGACAAGATGCACGCCGAGCTGCTGGGTCCGAAGGGCATCGGCTACATCGACGCCGGCGTCTCCGGTGGCGTGTGGGGCCTGGAGAACGGCTACGCGCTCATGGTCGGCGGCAGCGCCGAGGACGTCGCGAAGGCCCAGCCGGTGTTCGACGCCCTCAAGCCGCCGACGCCGCACGACGAGTCCGGCGACGCGATCCCCGGCGCGGGCTTCGTGCACGCCGGTCCGTGCGGTGCCGGGCACTTCGCCAAGATGGTCCACAACGGCATCGAGTACGCGATGATGCAGGCCTACGGCGAGGGCTACGAGCTGCTGGCCGCCGTCGACCTGATCGAGGACGTCCCGGGCGTCGTCGCCTCCTGGACCCAGGGCACGGTCATCCGCTCCTGGCTGCTGGACCTGCTGGTCCGCGCCCTGCAGGAGGACCCGGCGCTGGAGAAGATCACCGGCTACGCCGAGGACTCCGGCGAGGGCCGGTGGACGGTCGAGCAGGCGATCGAGCACGCCGTCCCGATGCCGGCGATCTCCGCCTCGCTGTTCGCCCGCTTCGCCTCCCGCCAGGAGGACTCGCCGACCATGAAGGCGGTCGCCGCGCTGCGCAACCAGTTCGGTGGGCACGCCGTGCAGGCCGTGCAGCAGCAGGAGGCCGAGAAGCCCGCGTGA
- the recF gene encoding DNA replication/repair protein RecF (All proteins in this family for which functions are known are DNA-binding proteins that assist the filamentation of RecA onto DNA for the initiation of recombination or recombinational repair.), which yields MYVRHLQVAQFRSWEAADLPLTPGPTVLVGRNGQGKTNLVEAVGYLATLGSHRVSADAPLVRHGAEQAIVRAALRRQDRELLVEVEINPGRANRVRVNRAQLPRPRELVGLVRTVLFAPEDLSLVRGDPAERRRFLDDLLVSRTPRLGGVRSDYDRVLKQRNALLKTAKLARGNALATLDVWDGHLTDLGGQLLAARLRLVAALAPHVAASYAGVAGPAADRAALGYSSTVPLAGDGSPVDPGRPLPDAAELAAGLRDRIAERRQEEVDRGVTLVGPHRDDLVLHLGPAPAKGYASHGESWSFALAVKLACFALLREDGDDPVLVLDDVFAELDADRRSALAEVAVTAEQTLITAAVAEDVPAALRGTRVEIADGQTRVVRPEPGLPLEEVTGV from the coding sequence GTGTACGTCCGGCACCTGCAGGTGGCCCAGTTCCGCAGCTGGGAGGCCGCCGACCTGCCGTTGACCCCCGGGCCCACCGTGCTGGTCGGGCGCAACGGGCAGGGCAAGACCAACCTGGTCGAGGCGGTCGGGTACCTGGCCACCCTGGGCAGCCACCGGGTCTCCGCCGACGCACCGCTGGTCCGGCACGGCGCCGAGCAGGCGATCGTCCGGGCCGCGCTGCGGCGACAGGACCGCGAGCTGCTGGTCGAGGTGGAGATCAACCCCGGGCGGGCGAACCGGGTCCGGGTCAACCGGGCGCAGCTGCCCCGCCCGCGGGAGCTGGTCGGGCTGGTCCGCACGGTGCTGTTCGCGCCGGAGGACCTGTCCCTGGTCCGCGGTGACCCGGCCGAGCGCCGCCGCTTCCTCGACGACCTGCTGGTCAGCCGGACGCCCCGGCTGGGCGGCGTGCGCAGCGACTACGACCGGGTGCTCAAGCAGCGCAACGCCCTGCTGAAGACGGCGAAGCTGGCTCGCGGCAACGCGCTGGCGACGCTCGACGTGTGGGACGGCCACCTCACCGACCTCGGCGGTCAGCTGCTGGCCGCCCGGCTCCGCCTGGTCGCCGCCCTCGCGCCGCACGTGGCCGCTTCCTACGCCGGCGTCGCCGGACCCGCCGCCGATCGGGCCGCGCTCGGCTACAGCAGCACCGTCCCGCTGGCCGGCGACGGGTCGCCCGTGGACCCGGGCCGCCCGCTGCCGGACGCCGCGGAGCTCGCCGCCGGGCTGCGGGACCGGATCGCCGAGCGGCGCCAGGAGGAGGTCGACCGCGGGGTCACCCTGGTCGGGCCGCACCGCGACGACCTGGTGCTGCACCTGGGCCCGGCGCCGGCCAAGGGCTACGCCAGCCACGGGGAGTCCTGGTCGTTCGCCCTGGCGGTCAAACTGGCCTGCTTCGCGCTGCTGCGCGAGGACGGCGACGACCCCGTGCTGGTGCTCGACGACGTCTTCGCCGAGCTGGACGCCGACCGGCGGTCCGCGCTGGCCGAGGTGGCCGTCACCGCCGAGCAGACCCTGATCACCGCCGCGGTCGCCGAGGACGTCCCCGCGGCGCTGCGCGGCACCCGGGTGGAGATCGCCGACGGGCAGACCCGCGTCGTCCGCCCCGAACCAGGGCTGCCGCTCGAGGAGGTCACCGGTGTCTGA
- the gyrB gene encoding DNA topoisomerase (ATP-hydrolyzing) subunit B gives MVAAPQNETAYSGSSITVLEGLEAVRKRPGMYIGSTGERGLHHMVWEVVDNAVDEALAGYCDTVRVTLLADGGVRVEDNGRGIPVDMHPVEKRPTVEVVMTILHAGGKFDGKSYGVSGGLHGVGVTVVNALSTQLDVTVWTKGKEWRQHYTDAKPGPLEEVGTTDKRGTSITFWADGSIFETTTYSYDTINRRLQEMAFLNKGLTIVLRDERPGHGKAETGIGDDSLAEAAVPVEAADEAFEPTEVTYRYDGGLVDYVAHLNRRKSPIHRSVIGFSADGVGKNDTAMSVEIAMQWSDAYSESVHTFANIINTHEGGTHEEGFRAALTSIVNRYAEEKKLLKGKDDKLTGDDIREGLAAIVSVKLGDPQFEGQTKTKLGNTEVKGFVQRVCNDQIGHWFEANPAEAKTIITKAASAARARRAAQDARKLARKNLLSVSGLPGKLSDCRSTDPRNSEIYIVEGDSAGGSAKSGRDSMFQAILPIRGKIINVEKARIDRVLKNTEVQSMITAFGTGIHDEFDLGKLRYHKVVLMADADVDGQHICTLLLTLLFRFMRPLVEAGHVYLARPPLYKIKWGGKTGDEYAYSDRERDALLKAGADAGRKVPKDDGIQRYKGLGEMNASELWETTMNPETRLLGQVTLEDAAAADELFSILMGEDVVARRSFITRNARDVRFLDV, from the coding sequence GTGGTCGCTGCGCCCCAGAACGAGACCGCCTACTCCGGCAGCTCCATCACCGTCCTCGAGGGACTCGAGGCGGTCCGCAAGCGCCCCGGCATGTACATCGGCTCGACCGGCGAGCGCGGCCTGCACCACATGGTGTGGGAGGTCGTGGACAACGCCGTCGACGAGGCGCTGGCCGGTTACTGCGACACCGTCCGGGTCACGCTGCTGGCCGACGGCGGCGTCCGGGTCGAGGACAACGGCCGTGGCATCCCGGTCGACATGCACCCGGTGGAGAAGCGCCCCACCGTCGAGGTCGTCATGACCATCCTGCACGCGGGCGGCAAGTTCGACGGCAAGAGCTACGGCGTCTCCGGTGGTCTGCACGGCGTCGGCGTCACCGTGGTCAACGCGCTGTCCACCCAGCTGGACGTGACGGTCTGGACCAAGGGCAAGGAGTGGCGCCAGCACTACACCGACGCCAAGCCCGGTCCGCTGGAGGAGGTCGGCACGACCGACAAGCGCGGCACCTCCATCACCTTCTGGGCCGACGGGTCGATCTTCGAGACGACGACCTACTCCTACGACACGATCAACCGCCGCCTGCAGGAGATGGCCTTCCTCAACAAGGGCCTGACCATCGTGCTGCGCGACGAGCGCCCCGGGCACGGCAAGGCCGAGACGGGCATCGGCGACGACTCGCTGGCCGAGGCGGCCGTCCCGGTCGAGGCGGCCGACGAGGCGTTCGAGCCGACCGAGGTCACCTACCGCTACGACGGCGGCCTGGTCGACTACGTCGCGCACCTCAACCGGCGCAAGTCGCCGATCCACCGCTCGGTGATCGGCTTCTCCGCCGACGGGGTCGGCAAGAACGACACCGCGATGTCGGTCGAGATCGCGATGCAGTGGTCCGACGCGTACTCCGAGTCGGTGCACACCTTCGCCAACATCATCAACACCCACGAGGGCGGCACCCACGAGGAGGGCTTCCGCGCGGCGCTGACCTCGATCGTCAACCGCTACGCGGAGGAGAAGAAGCTCCTCAAGGGCAAGGACGACAAGCTCACCGGCGACGACATCCGCGAGGGCCTCGCCGCGATCGTCTCGGTCAAGCTCGGCGACCCGCAGTTCGAGGGCCAGACGAAGACCAAGCTCGGCAACACCGAGGTCAAGGGCTTCGTGCAGCGGGTGTGCAACGACCAGATCGGCCACTGGTTCGAGGCCAACCCGGCCGAGGCGAAGACCATCATCACCAAGGCCGCCTCGGCCGCGCGGGCCCGCCGGGCCGCGCAGGACGCCCGCAAGCTGGCCCGCAAGAACCTGCTCAGCGTCAGCGGGCTGCCGGGCAAGCTGTCGGACTGCCGCTCCACCGACCCGCGGAACTCCGAGATCTACATCGTCGAGGGCGACTCCGCCGGCGGCTCGGCCAAGTCCGGCCGCGACTCGATGTTCCAGGCGATCCTGCCCATCCGCGGCAAGATCATCAACGTCGAGAAGGCGCGCATCGACCGGGTGCTGAAGAACACCGAGGTCCAGTCGATGATCACCGCCTTCGGCACCGGCATCCACGACGAGTTCGACCTGGGGAAGCTCCGCTACCACAAGGTCGTGCTGATGGCCGACGCCGACGTCGACGGCCAGCACATCTGCACCCTGCTGCTGACCCTGCTCTTCCGCTTCATGCGGCCGCTGGTCGAGGCGGGGCACGTCTACCTGGCCCGCCCGCCGCTGTACAAGATCAAGTGGGGCGGCAAGACCGGCGACGAGTACGCCTACTCCGATCGTGAGCGCGACGCGCTGCTCAAGGCCGGCGCCGACGCCGGCCGCAAGGTGCCCAAGGACGACGGCATCCAGCGCTACAAGGGCCTCGGCGAGATGAACGCCAGCGAGCTGTGGGAGACCACGATGAACCCCGAGACCCGGCTGCTGGGCCAGGTCACCCTGGAGGACGCCGCGGCCGCCGACGAGCTGTTCAGCATCCTCATGGGCGAGGACGTCGTCGCCCGCCGCAGCTTCATCACCCGCAACGCGAGGGACGTCCGCTTCCTCGACGTCTGA
- a CDS encoding ABC transporter ATP-binding protein, with translation MVAGAGALAQPALVGRVIAAVGAGDPVLPVVVVLVVVLVAAALLGAGQQYLLQRTAEGVVLTTRRRLVDRLLRLPVAEYDRRRTGDLMSRVGSDTTLLRAAVTSGVVELAGSVVVGVGALIAMALVDVWLLLVTVVAVSVGVTTAVLAARRVRALSRQAQEEVGAMSAAVERVLSAVRTIRASGATTREVAGVSTSAERAYRAGVAVARLEALVSPAGSIAVQGAFLAVLGLGGWRVATGSIAVADLVAFILYLFLLVMPLGQLIGSWTQLQAGLGALARVQEVLALDPEHDEVPERRPAGGAAAVLRVPTAGDPVPLLELDGVDFAYPGGGEPVLRGVSLTVPAGSRTALVGPSGAGKSTVLALVEGFYPLTGGAVRWAGTDVRELPRAALRSRIGYVEQEAPVLAGTVRENLLLAAPDTAEAELWRALADVGLTGVVARSPLGLDVPVGDDGVLLSGGERQRLAIARSLLSRPALLLLDEPTASLDARNEGLLRDTLAAAGADRALLVVAHRLSTVLDSDRIVVLEGGRVVAAGTHDELLDVSPLYRELATAQLLV, from the coding sequence CTGGTCGCGGGGGCCGGGGCGTTGGCCCAGCCGGCGCTGGTCGGCCGGGTGATCGCCGCGGTGGGCGCAGGCGACCCGGTGCTGCCGGTGGTGGTCGTCCTGGTCGTGGTGCTGGTGGCCGCCGCCCTGCTCGGCGCCGGCCAGCAGTACCTGCTCCAGCGCACCGCCGAGGGGGTGGTGCTCACCACCCGGCGCCGGCTGGTCGACCGGCTGCTGCGGCTGCCGGTCGCCGAGTACGACCGGCGGCGCACCGGCGACCTGATGTCCCGGGTCGGCTCGGACACCACCCTGCTGCGGGCCGCGGTCACCAGCGGGGTGGTCGAGCTCGCCGGGTCGGTGGTCGTCGGGGTCGGCGCGCTGATCGCGATGGCGCTGGTCGACGTCTGGCTGTTGCTGGTCACGGTCGTCGCCGTCTCGGTGGGCGTGACCACCGCGGTGCTGGCCGCCCGCCGGGTGCGGGCGCTGTCCCGCCAGGCGCAGGAGGAGGTCGGGGCGATGAGCGCGGCCGTGGAGCGGGTGCTCTCCGCCGTGCGCACCATCCGCGCCAGCGGCGCCACCACCCGGGAGGTCGCCGGGGTCTCCACCAGCGCGGAGCGGGCCTACCGCGCCGGCGTCGCGGTGGCCCGGCTGGAGGCGCTGGTCTCCCCGGCCGGGTCGATCGCCGTCCAGGGGGCCTTCCTCGCCGTGCTGGGCCTGGGTGGCTGGCGGGTGGCCACCGGCTCGATCGCCGTCGCCGACCTGGTGGCCTTCATCCTCTACCTCTTCCTGCTGGTCATGCCGCTGGGTCAGCTCATCGGCTCCTGGACCCAGCTGCAGGCCGGCCTCGGCGCGCTCGCCCGGGTGCAGGAGGTGCTGGCGCTGGACCCCGAGCACGACGAGGTGCCCGAGCGCCGGCCCGCCGGTGGCGCCGCGGCGGTGCTGCGGGTGCCGACGGCCGGTGACCCGGTGCCGCTGCTCGAGCTCGACGGCGTCGACTTCGCCTACCCCGGCGGCGGGGAGCCGGTGCTGCGCGGGGTCTCCCTCACCGTCCCCGCCGGCAGCCGCACGGCGCTGGTCGGCCCGTCCGGGGCGGGCAAGTCGACCGTGCTGGCGCTGGTCGAGGGCTTCTACCCGCTGACCGGCGGCGCGGTCCGCTGGGCCGGCACCGACGTCCGGGAGCTGCCCCGGGCAGCGCTGCGGTCGCGGATCGGCTACGTCGAGCAGGAGGCGCCGGTGCTGGCCGGCACCGTGCGGGAGAACCTGCTGCTCGCCGCGCCGGACACCGCCGAGGCCGAGCTGTGGCGGGCGCTGGCCGACGTCGGCCTCACCGGGGTGGTTGCGCGCTCGCCGCTGGGCCTGGACGTGCCGGTCGGGGACGACGGCGTGCTGCTCTCCGGTGGTGAGCGGCAGCGGCTGGCGATCGCCCGGTCGCTGCTGTCCCGCCCGGCGCTGCTGCTGCTCGACGAGCCGACCGCCAGCCTGGACGCCCGCAACGAAGGTCTGCTGCGGGACACCCTCGCCGCCGCGGGCGCGGACCGGGCCCTCCTGGTGGTGGCCCACCGGCTGTCCACCGTGCTGGACAGCGACCGGATCGTGGTCCTGGAGGGCGGCCGGGTGGTCGCCGCTGGTACGCACGACGAGCTGCTCGACGTCAGCCCGCTCTACCGCGAGCTGGCCACCGCCCAGCTGCTGGTGTGA
- a CDS encoding DUF721 domain-containing protein gives MSDQPPADRPARPSDIARAALDAARAASASRPRPTRRRVAGPRRSWSGPGPGADDPQPLGSLVDSLVSQQDWTARTKVGAVFGRWDSLVGPDIAAHCRPESLNEGELLVVAESTAWATQLRLLAPSILGRLRAGVGGDVVTKLRVVGPTAPNWKKGPRTVRGRGPRDTYG, from the coding sequence GTGTCTGACCAGCCGCCCGCCGACCGCCCGGCGCGCCCCTCCGACATCGCCCGGGCTGCTCTGGACGCGGCCCGGGCGGCGTCGGCGTCCCGACCCCGGCCCACCCGCCGCCGCGTCGCCGGGCCACGCCGCTCCTGGAGCGGGCCCGGCCCCGGCGCCGACGACCCGCAGCCGCTGGGCTCCCTGGTCGACTCGCTGGTCAGCCAGCAGGACTGGACCGCCCGCACGAAGGTCGGCGCGGTGTTCGGCCGCTGGGACTCCCTGGTCGGCCCGGACATCGCCGCCCACTGCCGGCCGGAGTCGCTCAACGAGGGCGAGCTGCTGGTCGTCGCCGAGTCCACCGCCTGGGCCACCCAGCTGCGCCTGCTCGCCCCGTCCATCCTGGGCCGGCTGCGGGCCGGCGTCGGCGGGGACGTCGTGACGAAGTTGCGCGTTGTGGGTCCGACGGCACCGAACTGGAAGAAGGGCCCGCGCACCGTCCGGGGCCGCGGTCCGCGGGACACCTACGGCTGA